The DNA sequence GCAGCTATGATTACTTTACTCGATCAGCAAGTGGGCGAAATAGTTGCCAGGTTGAAAGAGCTTGGCCTCGACAAAAATACAATCATCGTATTTTCATCTGATAATGGTCCACACATCGAGGGAGGTGCCGACCCTGAATATTTCGACAGCAACGGCCCTTTTAAAGGTTACAAGCGCGATTTGTACGAAGGTGGCATTCGCGAACCTATGATTATTAGCTGGCAAGGAAAGATTGCCGCTGGCTCAAAAAGCGATCTTATTTCTGCTTTTTGGGATGTGATGCCAACCATCGCAGATATTGTCGGAATCAAAACTCCGGACAAGATTGACGGAATATCATTTCTGCCAACGCTTTTGGGAAAATCAGGACAGAAAATTCACCAAAGTATGTATTGGGAATTTCACGAAAACAATGGCCGCCAAGCCGTTCGCAAAGGCGATTGGAAGCTGGTTCGCTACAATGTCTCCATTCCTGAAAAAATCACCACCGAATTGTACAACCTGAAAACTGATCAGGGAGAAGAACACAATGTTGCAGCAAAAAATCCGAAGATTGTGCAGGAATTGCTCCAAATTATGAAGAATTCAAGAACACCTTCGGATATTTTCAATTTTGGTTCTGAAAATGTTGTTTCAAAAGATTAGATTGAACTCTATTTTATTCACCTTCAATCACCACAACTTTTTGAGCTAATTTCTTTTCGCGCTTTCCTTCGACCCAGTAATATATTATTGGTAAAACCAGTAAGGTTAGGAATGTTGATGTAATCAGTCCGCCAATTACGACGGTAGCCAATGGGCGCTGAACTTCGGAGCCAGGGCCTGAGTTAAAAGCCATCGGGATGAAACCCAAACTAGCGACCAGTGCAGTCATTAAAACCGGACGCAGTCGGTCGGTTGCCCCGTCGATAATGGTTTTGCGTAAAGGCATCCCTTCTTTCCGGAGTTCGTTGATGTGGTCGAGCAGCACAATGCCATTAAGTACAGCTACCCCAAACAAAGCAACAAAGCCAATGCTGGCCGAAACCGAAAGATACATGCCGCGTAACCACAGCAAAAGTATTCCTCCTGAAAGAGCAAAAGGCAAGTTCATTAAAATGATGATAGCATAGCGCATCTTACCAAAATTGAGATACAGCAATCCAACAATGATAAAAAGTGACAGCGGAACAACCAACAGCAAGTGGTTCATGGCGCGTTTCTGGTTTTCAAACGTTCCGCCGTACTCCAGAAAATATCCAGAAGGCACATTCGCTTTTTTGCCGATTTCCGACTGTAAGCTGGCAACATACGTTCCAATGTCAATATTCTTGATATTGATGCCCACGATTAGCCGACGCCAGCCATTTTCGCGCTGAATTTCGCGTGGACCTTCTTGTGCAACAATGTGACTTACCCGTTTGATCGGAATAAATTCGCCATTGGGAAGTGGCACCGGTATTTCCTGAATTTTCTGCAATTCAGATCGGAATTCGATTGGATACCGAACCTGAATATCGAACCGCCGTTGCCCCTGATACAATTGTCCTGCAACCTGTCCGCCAATTCCGGCTTCAATGACCGACTGCACATCGTTCACATTCAATCCAAACGAAGCAACCGCATCGCGATCAATTTCAATGGTCAGATAGGGTTGTCCAACAGGCTGCTCCACAAAAAAGTTTGCAGTTCCATTCATCCCTGAAACAATTCCTGAAATACTCTCACCGATTTGATTCAACTTATCCAAATCTTCTCCATAAATTTTAACTGCCAGATCCGATTTTACGCCGCTGGTTAACTCATCGACTCGCATGGCTATTGGTTGTGTAAAATTGTAAGCCAATCCGGGTTCTGTTTTCAGGAATGGTTCAATTTGAGCAATGATGTCTTCTTTTGTAATCCCTTTTCTCCATTCGTCAACCGGTTTAAGCACAATCCAAACATCAGTTTGGTGAACGCCCATCCAGTCGTTGGCCAAATCGGAACGACCTGTTTTCGGAACCACTGTTTTAATTTCAGGAATGTTTTCCATCAGTTTCCCGGCTAACCAGTTCGCGTTGTCCATTGACTCCTTTAAGGTTACCGAAGGCATTCTCACCTGCTCAACCAAAATAGAACCTTCATCGAGTTCAGGAAGAAACTCCGTTCCTAAACGACTCATCACAATCATCGAAAGGCCAAAAATTACTACAGCACCGATGGTAACCGGCCAGCGTTTATCTATGTTTGTTTCCAACCCTTTGTTGTATCTGGGTTTGATCCAGTCGATCACAAAATTGCGTCGCATTTTTACGCCTTTACTGAAAATAATGGATGAAATGGCCGGAACAAAAACCAGGGCCAACAGCAACGAACCCAAAACTGCCGCCGCAACTGTAATGGCCATTGGCCGGTATAAAATTCCTTCCATTCCGCTGAAAGTCATGATTGGAACATAAACCATCAGGATAATTAAGACTCCAAAGAAGATGGGCCGAACCACTTGTTTTGCTGCCGAAATAACTAAATCATCCGATTTTTGATCCTTATTTTGCTGCATCCGGTGCACAATATTTTCGACCATCACCACCGATCCGTCAACCACCATTCCGAAGTCGATGGCGCCCAAACTCATCAGATTGGCCGCAAGCCCAAACTCTCGCATCCCAATAAATGCAAACAGCATCGAGAATGGAATGACCATGGCCACAATGATAGCTCCGGAGATTTCGCCTAGCAAGAGAAGCAAAACCACGATTACCAGAAAACCTCCTTCTACCAGATTGGTGGAAATGGTTGCCGTTGTACGGTCGATCAAATCAGACTGATCGTAGAATTTCTCGATCTGCACACCTTCAGGAAGCGACTTGTTGATTTCTGTAATTTTCTTTTCGATCTGCGAAATCACTTCACGGCCATTGCCTCCCCGAAGCATCATTACAATTCCACTTACAATTTCTCCTTTCCCATCGCGGGTAACTCCACCTTGCCGAATTTGTGTGCCAACCACTACATCGGCAACATCTTTAATAAATACAGGTTTGTTGTTAATATTTCTGACGATAATATTCCGAATATCCTCCGCCTTGTTAATTTGTCCGTACCCGCGAATAATGTATTGTTCGCGATTATGCTCCAGGTAATTTCCTCCGGAGACACTGTTATTGTTTGCAATTGCTTCGGTTATCTCTTTTATTCCGATTCCGTATGTGCGTATTTTCTCTGGAATAATTACGACTTCGTATTGTTTTACAAAACCTCCAAACGAATTGATTTCAGTCACGCCTTTTACAACCTTCAATTGCGGGGCAATCAACCAATCCTGAATTTCGCGCAGCTCGGTGAGTGATTTGTTTTCGCCTCGAACTGCATATTGATAAATTTCGCCCAAAGCCGTTGAAATAGGTCCCAATTGAGGCGATGAAACATCGGGCGGTAAATCAGACGAGATGGATTGCAACCGTTGACTAACCATTTGGCGCGCAAAATAAATGTCGGTTGCTTCTTCAAATTCAATGGTAACAGCCGACAAACCAAATTGCGAAGTTGAACGAACCTGTTTTACTCCCGGTAAACCATTCATGGCAGTTTCAATGGGGTAGCTTACCAGTTTTTCCACGTCGAACGGCGAATAGCGACCCGCTTTGGTAATGACCAAAACCTGCACAGGAGTGACATCGGGCAACGAATTGATTGGCAGTTGAATGAGTGAAAAGTAACCCGCAGCGGCCATTAGAAGTACCAGCGAAAGTGCGACAAATTTTTGCCTGACACTAAATGTTATAATTTGATTGAGCATAATCGATTGTTTCTGGTGAGTTTGAAAAAGTTTAAAAATTCCGGATACAATTATTGTTTCTTTATTTTGACTCACCCCGAGTTCGCTAAGCTCACTCTGCCCCTCTCTTCTTGAAGAGAGGGGAAAAGCCCTTACTAAGGGCTTGGGGTGAGTTTTCGATTATTCTTCAGCAATTTTGTCGAATCTGGAGAGTGCTTTCAGACTAAAAACCTGGCTAACAGCAATCTTTTCGTTTTTTGCAAGTCCGCTTTTTACCACAGCATATTTATCGCGAAATTCAGGGACTTCAACTTTTCGCTTTTCGAAGTTCGATTCGGTAATCTGAACAAAAACAATTGGGTCGTTGCCTTCATAGGTTAAGGCTTCCATCGGAATTGTAATCACTTCAACTGGTGCCGAAGTAATGATTGAAAGGTGCAGGTTTTCCCCAGGTTTTGGCCAACTTTGGTCGGTTGCCAACAACACATTGACAATCACTGAACGGTTATTTTCGTCCAGCCCCGGGTTAATTGAGGTAACTACCGACTTCATGGCAAACGAATCGTTTTGACGTCGCGAGATTTTAACCGAATCGCCGGCCACAATATATCTGGCATCTTCGGGAGAAACATAACCACGGACCAGGACATGGCTCATATCAAGAACCCGTGCCAGATTTTGGAGTGCATTAACCGATTGGCCAAGTTCAACGGAGCGCTGATCCATGATTCCGTTGATTGGCGAATGAATTTTAAGAGTTGGATCGATACTCTCTACTGTTTTGAACGCAGAGATCTCCTGATCGGGTACACCGATGGCTTTTAGTTTCGAAACAGCCGCGATAACAGAAGTTTTTGACCGCTGATAATCGGATCGGGCGCGATCAAGTTCACTTTTCGAGCTGATGGTTTGTTCAACCAGTTGTTCGAGCCGCTGTAACCGCGATGTCTGAAAAGTTTCCTCCGAAACGGCCTGAAGAAATTCTGAAACCATGTTTCCAAATTCGAGGCTCTCAATACTAAACAGCTCTTGTCCTATTTTTACCGATTGTCCTTCCTGAACCAGAATTTTGCTGATTCGTCCGTCGATTGGGGTACTTATAATGCTGATGTGATTGGGAGCCGGAAAAACAACTCCAGGTGCAGCAATGCTGTATTTTTGCATACTGCTGGTAACGGCGATGGTCTGAATTTTCAATTCGCCCATCTCTTTTGCCGAAAGTTTGACTAGATTTTCAGGCTTGACGTTCGAGACTGATGGCGGAGTATCCGTACCTGACTTTTCTTTTTGTGCAGATTCTGTTTTATTGCCACAAGAGGAAATACTAACTAAAACGACAAGGAAAAGACTAATCAGGGTAATTTGTTTATTGAATAGATTTGTTTTCATACAATTAAATTTCAGGATATTAACAGATTAATAGACAAGCTCCTTATTGAGGAACTTTTCAAGTTCAATGAGTTGAATATAGAATTCGCGCAAAGCCGACAAATACCTTTGCTGGCTATTCAGGTATATTTGCTGCGCCTGAATAAGGTTTAGCAAGTCAACTTCGCCCAGCTTATAAGCACTCAGTGTGAGAGCTTGTAATTTTTCGGCTTTGCTGCGTATGGTTTCATCGTATCGTTTAATGGTAGAGCGGCTTACTTCGTAACTGTGCCAGGCATGTTCAATTTGTTCTTTAACGCCTGATCTGATTTCTTTTTGTTTCCACTGAATTTCTTCCTGACGCGCCAGATTCATTCTTATTTTCCCTTTTTGCTCCAGCGGATACCAGATCGGGAAACTTAGTCCAAGCTCGAACCCGTTAAAATTGTACCCTGTTCCATAATCTTGCTTGTAAAGATTGAATCGGATGTCAGGCAAAATATTACTTCTGGCTTCTTTCAGGAAATAACCCGATGCTTCCAATTCTTTAATCGATGATTGATAGGAAGGCTGCTCTGTTAAAACCGATAGTGCAGTAATCTGCGAAATTGCCACATCGTTGCTTTTAAGCGAATCCATAAACTCAATCGTATATTTTTGATTTTCAGGAGGCAATCCCATTAGGTTGAAAAGAGAATAACGCGCCTGATGCAGCTGCCGGCGAGCATCGTCGATATCATTGTTCGACTCGGCCACCTGGAGTTCAGCTTTGGTTAAATCCATGCCATTTCCCATTCCGGTTTCGAACTGGGTGTAAACGGCATTGTATAACTCTGTGGCCAGCTTTAGTTGTTGGTCGCGAAGTTTCTGAAGGTGAAGTGCATAAATAACTTCAACATAGCGCGATTTCACATTTGCTTTTACTTTTCGTTCTTCTTCCTGAATGCTGAATTCCATCGCCTTTTCTTCCTGGCGGATGCCTTTTAGCCGATAAGCAGTAGTTAGCGGAAAATCAATCGATTGCGAAACAGTCATTCGTTTTTCCTGAAAAGGATCGGCAGCCTTGTTGTTGATTCCCTCTTTCATGTAACTGAATTCGGGAGCCGAGATGCCCGTTTGGGTGCGCCATTCCTCTTTTTTCTGATTCAGTTGCGAACGCATTTGATTGATCGGCGCATTGTTTTTGATGGCCTGATCAACGGCATCCTGAATGGTAAGTAGTTGTGCTTTTACCGGGTGGAAACAACCCAGTAGATATACCAGAAGCACGAATTTGGGTATTTTACTCATGATTTTCGGGTTATTTGATTTTCAGTGTTATAAGTTAATGATTTTTAAGCTGAAAACCAGCTATTAAGCACATACAACAGAAAAAAAAAGAAAATGATTAATTCGAATTTGATCTGAAGGAAGATTTAAGCTAATTTTAAGAATTGCCAGATTTATCTGCACTATTCGTTCTATCGTATACACAAGTTCACCCCGCTATCTTGTTCTTACCTGCATGATCATTGTCAAAAATAGTCTCTTTCTTTTCTATCCTTTTTTAGAATTGATTACAGATGCATATTAAAAAATTGTGGATTTTATCCGCGATAAAAAAGTATAAACTGTACTTAAGGCAAAACGTTTATCTTTGCGCCTTCTAAAAAATTAAGATAGAATGATTTCAGTTGACGGAGTTACGGTGGAGTTTAGCGGATCGGCGCTTTTTTCGGATGTCTCGTTTGTGATTAACGAAAAAGACCGCATTGCCTTGATGGGAAAGAATGGAGCAGGGAAATCGACTCTGTTAAAAGTAATCGCCGGAGAGCGAACTCCCAATAAAGGAAGGATTTCGACACCCAAAGATGCCGTGATTGCTTATTTGCCCCAGCATTTGTTGACCGAAGATAACCGCACTGTTTTTGAAGAAGCATCTCAGGCTTTTGCCCGGATTTTTGAGATGGAACGCGAGATTGCGGCCATGAATGAAGAACTCACCGTTCGCACTGATTACGAATCGGATTATTATGCCGATTTGATTGAACGCGTTTCAACGCTGAGCGAAAAATACTACTCGATTGAAGAAATTAATTTCGATGCTGAAGTTGAAAAGATCCTGTTGGGACTCGGTTTCATGCGCGAAGATTTTACACGCCCGACCAGCGAATTCAGCGGTGGATGGCGAATGCGCATTGAGCTGGCCAAAATTCTGTTACAAAAGCCAGATCTGATTTTACTGGATGAGCCAACCAACCACATGGATATTGAATCGATTCAGTGGCTGGAAGAGTTTCTGATCAACAGCGCCAAGGCGGTGATTGTGATTTCGCATGACAGGGCATTTGTCGACAACATCACCACCCGCACCATCGAAGTGACGATGGGCCGTATTTACGATTACAAAGTTAATTATTCGCATTACCTCGAATTGCGCAAAGAACGCCGCGAGCAACAGCAAAAAGCGTTCGACGAACAGCAACGGTTTATTGCTGAAACAACCGAGTTCATTGAGCGCTTTAAAGGAACTTATTCGAAAACCCTTCAGGTTGGATCGCGCGTAAAAATGCTCGAAAAACTTGAAATCGTCGAAGTGGATGAAGTCGATACATCAGCTCTGCGCCTGAAATTTCCACCTTCTCCACGCTCCGGAAATTATCCGGTTATTGTTGAAGATTTGACTAAAAGGTACGGCGATCATGTCGTATTCAAAAATGCTTCGTTGACGATTGAGCGTGGCCAAAAAGTGGCTTTTGTTGGTAAAAATGGTGAAGGAAAGTCTACTTTGATAAAAGCCATTATGAACGAAATTGATTTCGAAGGCAAGATGACACTCGGGCACAATGCCTTGATAGGCTATTTTGCACAAAATCAGGCTTCGTTGCTCAACGAAGACCTAACCGTATTTCAAACGATTGATGATGTTGCGGTGGGCGATATCCGGACAAAAATTAAAGACATGCTGGGTGCATTCATGTTTAGTGGCGACAACATTTCGAAAAAAGTCAAGGTGCTTTCAGGTGGCGAACGTACCCGACTGGCAATGATTAAATTGCTGCTCGAACCGGTTAATTTGCTCATTCTCGATGAGCCAACCAATCACCTGGATATGCGCACCAAAGACATTCTGAAAAGTGCACTGAAAGATTTCGATGGAACGATTATTCTCGTTTCGCACGATCGCGATTTCCTCGATGGACTTGCTGAAAAAGTTTACGAATTTGGCAACAAACAAATCAAAGAACACCTGTATGATATCAAAGGCTTTCTCCAGAAGAAAAAAATGGACAACCTAAGAGAAATTGAGCGCAAGACTGCCAATTAAGGCATAATTCATCCGATGACTGGAGTTCATCGGATGAATAGAATTTTTACATCTTTAATGATCCGATGAGGTTAATTCATCGGATCATTTTTTTTGGATAAGTTACTAAATCTAAAAATTAGTCACTTTACAACCACAGATAATTCTTCATTTTGTCTTCAGTGCTGAATATTTTGTCTTCACCGGTAAAAAGGGGCCATTCAACGAAAAAACTGATTTTTTCTGATCCCACCTTCCTAATTTTGGTAACGAAATCAACTTTCATGCGTCTATTCAATTAAAACAATCAAACTATGAAAACGAAACACATTCAATTGATCGGAATCTTTGCATTCTTAACCTTATTTCTTTCATCTTGTTGGTTCATGGGGCCTTCTGTTAAAGGCAACGGAAATGTGACCGAAGAAGTCCGGCAAGTTGGCGAGTTCGATCAAATTCAGGTAAGTCGTGGAATGAATGTTTACGTTACGCAGGGAAGCCCTGAAAAAGTTGTTGTAATTGCTGATAACAATCTGCACGAAGTGATTGAAACCAAGGTAGAAGGTGGCATTTTGAAAGTATATGTCAACGAAAATGTTCGTTGGGCAAAAGAAAAAAAGGTAATGGTTACTGTCGAAAAACTTTCGGGCGTAAAAACCTCATCCGGATCGAATGTTTGGTCGCAGAATCAGATCATGGCTGAAAACCTTGAACTGAGTGCCTCGTCGGGAGCAAACCTCACCATGGACGTAAATGCCAAATACCTGAAAGCCGATTGTTCATCCGGAGCAAACATTAAACTTTCGGGCCTGGCCAAAGAAGCTGACCTGGAAACATCTTCAGGAGCAAACTTGAAAGGCGAAGAACTGAAGGCCGATAATTGCAAAATGAGAGCTTCGAGCGGAGGTAATGTTTCGTCAACGGTGAATGGAAGATTGGAAGCAAAAGCTTCGAGCGGTGGTAATGTAGTGTACTTTGGTGAACCAACCGAAACCGATGTAAATACTTCTTCAGGCGGAAATATCCACAAAAAGTAAACCCGCAATCTGCTTCAGAGCCAAACAATTGAGACAATTGAAACAACAGAAACTATAGAAACACAAAGCACATGAAAACAATTAAACTAATTACATTCTTTCTCTTCGTTGCAGCCTGCGTGCAGGCAACAGGCGTTAATGCTGGCCGTCAGACACGCCAGATCACTGGATTTCACGGCGTTTCGGTATCGAGCGGAATCGATTTATTCCTGACCCAGAAATCTGTCGAAGAAGTTGCCGTTGAAGCCCAATCGGAAGATTTGGACAAAATTATTACTGAAGTTGAAGGCGGAATCCTTAAAATTTACATCAAGGAAAAATCGTGGTTTAACATGAAATGGGACACCAGACCACGCAAAGTTTACGTGTCATTTAAAACCCTCGATAAACTGCAAGCTTCAGCAGGTTCTGATGTAATTTCGGAAGGACGCTTAAAACTAGATAAACTGAATTTGGATGCCAGTAGCGGATCGGACGTCAAACTTGAACTTGAAGTAAGCAATTTGAGCGTTGGGTCGAGCAGCGGATCTGATATTTCGTTGAAAGGTACTGCAACCGACTTGGAGGTTAGCGCCTCAAGTGGGAGCGATATCGATGCCAGCGACCTACAGTCGAAAAACTGTAACGCCAGCACTTCGAGCGGATCGGACATCAAAGTAAATGTGACTGAGAAACTTGATGCCAGTGCCAGCAGCGGAGGCGATATTTACTACTCCGGAAATCCAAAAACCAAAGACATCAACGAGTCGAGCGGTGGTGATGTTCATAGCAGATAACTAAAGTTCCAGAGTTCAGATTTATTTTATTCAGAAGTGTCGGTTTATTGCCGACCAGAGATACTTTGCCCTAACAGAAACAAATAAAAAGATAATAGAAACGACCTAAAGCCATGTGGGTCAATCGATTTAAACAATTCAAAACAATTAAACAATTCAAAAACAGAACACCATGAAAACAATGTTAAAAGTTACATTTTTGTTCGCTCTTGTAGCATTTGCGAACACCTTATTTGCAGCAGGAAACCTGAAAGTAAACATTCTTCCTGTAGATTCAGAAAAAGCAGTAGTAGCCGTCTCAACGCTCAGCGACAGCAATTTTAACCTTACCATTGCTGATGAAAATGGACAGATTATTTATTACAGGGAAAACTCGAATAACGGAGAAAATTACCGTAAAGTTTTTAACTTCTCGGATCTTGACGATGGAGCATACAAATTAACGGTAGTCAGCGACAATTTAACTGCCGAACGTCAGTTTAACAAATCGCATGGAAAAATCGAAGTGGGCGAAGAAAAAACAATGCTTGAACCGTTCTTCGGATACGAAGCTGGCATTTTGAGATGTTCTTTCCTTAATTTCAACAAGGAAGATATAACTATTTACTTCTACAAAAACAATGAACGAATCTACGATAGAAATGTCGGTCGAGATTTCAGTATTCAACAAGCCTTGGACCTTTCAAAACTCGATAAGGGTAAATATGAAGCAGTTCTTTATGCAGGCGGTAAACGATTTACATATCCAGTTCAAATACAATAAATAACTCCTATTGATCTTGTGAGTTGGTTTTGTACTTGTGTTAGTTTAAACCTTTCAGGTGTGCGATCCTGAAAGGTTTTTTATCTGCCGGATTTATCTCCGAACAAATGTATGTTGGCAGGGTGCATCAATTAGGCCTATTCGATCGAAAACATCATGCTGAAAATACGGACAAACGAAACGGCGAGTGGTTCGACTGTAAATAAAACAGACAATAAGTGTAAAATTATTTGACGTCATCAGAGTGTGCCTAAATCTGTATGTGGCTGATTTATTAACATTTGTATCTCTGGCATTATACTGGCATAATGTCAATAACAAAACAACTCAATCGTTGAAAACAATTAAACAGTTCAGAAAACAAAAAACAGAACACCATGAAAACAATGTTAAAAGTTACATTTTTGTTCGCTCTTGTAGCATTTGCGAACACCTTATTTGCGGCGGGAAACCTGAAAGTAAACATGCTTCCAGTAAACGCCGAAAAAGCAGTAGTTACCATCTCTTCTATCTCAAACAGTGACTTCAACATCACGATTGCTGATGAAAATGGTAAAATAATTTATTTCAAGGAAAACTCGAATGCAGAAGAAAATTATCGTAAAGTTTTTGACTTCTCGTTCCTTGAAGATGGATTATACAAACTTACTGTTGTAAGCAACGATATTACAACAGAGCGCCAATTTGAAAAGTCACATCGAATAATAAAAGTAGGCGAAGAAAAAACAACTCTCGAACCCGTATTTGGATACGAAAACGGCATTTTGAGATGTACGTATTTGAATTTCACCAAAGAAGACATAACACTTCATTTTTTTAAAAATAACGAGATAATTTATACAAAAAATATTGGTAGGCAATTCAATCTACAGGAAGCATTGAACCTTTCGAAACTCGATAAGGGAAAATATGAAGCAGTTCTTTATGCGGGCGGAAAACGATTTACATATCCAGTTCAAATACAATAAATAACTCCTATTGATCTTGTGAGTTGGTTTTGTACTTGTGTTAGTTTAAACCTTTCAGGTGTGCGATCCTGAAAGGTTTTTTATCTGCCGGATTTATCTCCGAACAAATGTATGTTGGCAGGGTGCATCAATTAGGCCTATTCGATCGAAAACATCATGCTGAGAATACGGACAAACGAAACGGCGAGTGGTTCGACTGTAAATAAAACAGACAATAAGTGTAAAATTATTTGACGTCATCAGAGTGTGCCAAAATCTGTATATGGCTGATTTATTAACATTTGTATCTCTGGCATTATACTGGCATAATGTCAATAACAAAACAACTCAATCGTTGAAAACAATTAAACAGTTCAGAAAACAAAAAACAGAACACCATGAAAACAATGTTAAAAGTTACATTTTTGTTCGCTCTTGTAGCATTTGCGAACACCTTATTTGCGGCGGGAAACCTGAAAGTAAACATGCTTCCAGTAAACGCCGAAAAAGCAGTAGTTACCATCTCTTCTATCTCAAACAGTGACTTCAACATCACGATTGCTGATGAAAATGGTAAAATAATTTATTTCAAGGAAAACTCGAATGCAGAAGAAAATTATCGTAAAGTTTTTGACTTCTCGTTTCTTGAAGATGGATTATACAAACTTACTGTTGTAAGTAATGATATTACAACAGAGCGCCAATTTGAAAAGTCACATCGAATAATCAAAGTAGGCGAAGAAAAAACAACTCTCGAACCCGTATTTGGATACGAACCCGGCATTTTGAGATGTACGTATTTGAATTTCACCAAAGAAGACATAACACTTCATTTTTTTAAAAATAACGATATAATTTATACTAAAAATATTGGTAGGCAATTCAATCTGCAGGAAGCCTTGAACCTTTCAAAACTTGATAAGGGAAAATATGAAGCAGTTCTTTATGCTGGCGGAAAACGATTTACATATCCAGTTCAAATACAATAAATAACTCCTATTGATCTTGTGAGTTGGTTTTGTACTTGTGTTAGTTTGAACCTTTCAGGTATGCGATCCTGAAAGGTTTTTTAGCGCTAATCCTTAGAGAATTATTCAATTCATACTCATTCTAAATCACTAATTTTCTAACTTAACCATTGCGGATTATTGATAAGTTACGCTATCTTAGCCATGGTTTAATAAGAACGAAAAGCCTCGATAAATTCCAGTTTTTGGTATTTGTTAGGTTATAAATCGATCAAATACAGTGATGATTAACAAAACTTTACGATTAATCAATTTTATAATTGACACAGGAATCTACCTGCTTTTGATGATCCTGTTTTT is a window from the Aquipluma nitroreducens genome containing:
- a CDS encoding efflux RND transporter permease subunit yields the protein MLNQIITFSVRQKFVALSLVLLMAAAGYFSLIQLPINSLPDVTPVQVLVITKAGRYSPFDVEKLVSYPIETAMNGLPGVKQVRSTSQFGLSAVTIEFEEATDIYFARQMVSQRLQSISSDLPPDVSSPQLGPISTALGEIYQYAVRGENKSLTELREIQDWLIAPQLKVVKGVTEINSFGGFVKQYEVVIIPEKIRTYGIGIKEITEAIANNNSVSGGNYLEHNREQYIIRGYGQINKAEDIRNIIVRNINNKPVFIKDVADVVVGTQIRQGGVTRDGKGEIVSGIVMMLRGGNGREVISQIEKKITEINKSLPEGVQIEKFYDQSDLIDRTTATISTNLVEGGFLVIVVLLLLLGEISGAIIVAMVIPFSMLFAFIGMREFGLAANLMSLGAIDFGMVVDGSVVMVENIVHRMQQNKDQKSDDLVISAAKQVVRPIFFGVLIILMVYVPIMTFSGMEGILYRPMAITVAAAVLGSLLLALVFVPAISSIIFSKGVKMRRNFVIDWIKPRYNKGLETNIDKRWPVTIGAVVIFGLSMIVMSRLGTEFLPELDEGSILVEQVRMPSVTLKESMDNANWLAGKLMENIPEIKTVVPKTGRSDLANDWMGVHQTDVWIVLKPVDEWRKGITKEDIIAQIEPFLKTEPGLAYNFTQPIAMRVDELTSGVKSDLAVKIYGEDLDKLNQIGESISGIVSGMNGTANFFVEQPVGQPYLTIEIDRDAVASFGLNVNDVQSVIEAGIGGQVAGQLYQGQRRFDIQVRYPIEFRSELQKIQEIPVPLPNGEFIPIKRVSHIVAQEGPREIQRENGWRRLIVGINIKNIDIGTYVASLQSEIGKKANVPSGYFLEYGGTFENQKRAMNHLLLVVPLSLFIIVGLLYLNFGKMRYAIIILMNLPFALSGGILLLWLRGMYLSVSASIGFVALFGVAVLNGIVLLDHINELRKEGMPLRKTIIDGATDRLRPVLMTALVASLGFIPMAFNSGPGSEVQRPLATVVIGGLITSTFLTLLVLPIIYYWVEGKREKKLAQKVVVIEGE
- a CDS encoding efflux RND transporter periplasmic adaptor subunit, giving the protein MKTNLFNKQITLISLFLVVLVSISSCGNKTESAQKEKSGTDTPPSVSNVKPENLVKLSAKEMGELKIQTIAVTSSMQKYSIAAPGVVFPAPNHISIISTPIDGRISKILVQEGQSVKIGQELFSIESLEFGNMVSEFLQAVSEETFQTSRLQRLEQLVEQTISSKSELDRARSDYQRSKTSVIAAVSKLKAIGVPDQEISAFKTVESIDPTLKIHSPINGIMDQRSVELGQSVNALQNLARVLDMSHVLVRGYVSPEDARYIVAGDSVKISRRQNDSFAMKSVVTSINPGLDENNRSVIVNVLLATDQSWPKPGENLHLSIITSAPVEVITIPMEALTYEGNDPIVFVQITESNFEKRKVEVPEFRDKYAVVKSGLAKNEKIAVSQVFSLKALSRFDKIAEE
- a CDS encoding ABC-F family ATP-binding cassette domain-containing protein: MISVDGVTVEFSGSALFSDVSFVINEKDRIALMGKNGAGKSTLLKVIAGERTPNKGRISTPKDAVIAYLPQHLLTEDNRTVFEEASQAFARIFEMEREIAAMNEELTVRTDYESDYYADLIERVSTLSEKYYSIEEINFDAEVEKILLGLGFMREDFTRPTSEFSGGWRMRIELAKILLQKPDLILLDEPTNHMDIESIQWLEEFLINSAKAVIVISHDRAFVDNITTRTIEVTMGRIYDYKVNYSHYLELRKERREQQQKAFDEQQRFIAETTEFIERFKGTYSKTLQVGSRVKMLEKLEIVEVDEVDTSALRLKFPPSPRSGNYPVIVEDLTKRYGDHVVFKNASLTIERGQKVAFVGKNGEGKSTLIKAIMNEIDFEGKMTLGHNALIGYFAQNQASLLNEDLTVFQTIDDVAVGDIRTKIKDMLGAFMFSGDNISKKVKVLSGGERTRLAMIKLLLEPVNLLILDEPTNHLDMRTKDILKSALKDFDGTIILVSHDRDFLDGLAEKVYEFGNKQIKEHLYDIKGFLQKKKMDNLREIERKTAN
- a CDS encoding TolC family protein, with translation MSKIPKFVLLVYLLGCFHPVKAQLLTIQDAVDQAIKNNAPINQMRSQLNQKKEEWRTQTGISAPEFSYMKEGINNKAADPFQEKRMTVSQSIDFPLTTAYRLKGIRQEEKAMEFSIQEEERKVKANVKSRYVEVIYALHLQKLRDQQLKLATELYNAVYTQFETGMGNGMDLTKAELQVAESNNDIDDARRQLHQARYSLFNLMGLPPENQKYTIEFMDSLKSNDVAISQITALSVLTEQPSYQSSIKELEASGYFLKEARSNILPDIRFNLYKQDYGTGYNFNGFELGLSFPIWYPLEQKGKIRMNLARQEEIQWKQKEIRSGVKEQIEHAWHSYEVSRSTIKRYDETIRSKAEKLQALTLSAYKLGEVDLLNLIQAQQIYLNSQQRYLSALREFYIQLIELEKFLNKELVY